TTGCTTCCAGTCGGGCAGACTGGACACCGCTACGAGGTACACGACGACTTCGGAGCGGATGGGAAGGTCTGCATCCGTGCCACCGCCAACGGGGTGCGCACCAGCGACGACGCTGGGGTCGCCGCGACTGACCTGCCCTACGAGATGGCGACGCTGCACGTCTACCAAGGCGACGAGACGGGCGTGCTGAGCGACCACTGGGCTTGCCGCGACGAGCTCGAGGTGATGTACCAGATCGGAGCCCCGGAGCGCCCGGAACCACCGAAGGCCCTCCCGGGCGCCGGGGCAAACCGGCAACGAGCCAAACCCGCCTGAGGGGCGTCCCCCGCGGCCGCTCGGTCGTCCTCAGCGGACCCACTGCTAGAGGTGGTCGGAGTCAGATGAGCTCGGCCTCACACAGCGGGCACGTCCCCTGTGGTGCGGCTACGTTTGACGTGCTCCCCGTTGTGGGCGCCGGAGGGTTCCGCGCGGCCCGCGCCGCGCGCGGAGCGGCACGCCCTCGCGGGGTTCCACGGCTTCCTGCTTCAGCGTCTACCGCCTGCGTAGCAGGTGGATCGAGAACCCGTCGGTGTGCGATCGGGCTGCCCGGCGCGCCCGCCCGTCAGCGAGTCGACGAACTTCTCGTATGCCGGTCGCAGTCCCCGGAGTGCTTGCCGAAGCACGATGTTCGAGCACTGGCCGAGCCGGGCGTTCGGCGGTGCGCTTCGCGTCCGTGATCAACCTGCGTTGCAACACCGTTCCGGGCGGGGGCTTCGTCCCGGCCTGGTAAGCGTCGCGGCGGGCACGCCCGCGTCGTCGAACACCACGCGGGTGGCCGAACGCCTGTGCAAGCACCTGACACTGCCCCGGGACGGGGTGGATCCGGCAGCGGCACCGAAACCGGTGAACAGCCTCAACGGCACGGCCTCACAGCGACTCAAACAGCACTTCCGCATGCGCACTCACCGAAGGCGCCCATGGCCGCCGTCCTCCTTCACCGCCCTGTGGCCGAGCACCACCGAGCATCATCCGACACCACGTGGACAACCAGCGACACTCTTCGTGATGTACCCGACCACAAACACCCCTGACCGGCCCACTCCAACCCGAAAGCCGGAACCCGCACCGACTCAACCCCGGTCATCGCGTTCGGCGGACGAACACGGGGCCCTCGGGCACCTTCCTACTGTGAGCGCCGAGCTACGAGGGCGCCCCAGCGAACACCGTTCGGAAGAGCGGGAGAGACCCGCGACGGCACGCCGATGGACAGGTCCCGGAATTTGACTTGAAGTGCAGTTGAAATTCTAGCGTCGAACTTGGGGCGCACGACCTCGCCCGTGGCGGTTGCACGGGGCTTGTGCCGTTGTGCGGCAATGATCGTCCGCCTCGTTGACGACTCGGTTCAGGAGGGGAGAACAGGCATGCAGATGGTGCAGGCGAGAGGGTTCGGCGGACCGGAGGTGTTGCAGGTGGCCGATGCGCCTGCTCTGACCGCGGGACCGACAGAGGTGGTGGTGAAGGTCTCGACCGCCGACGTGCTGGCAATCGACGTGGCGCTCCGCAAGGGTGAGGGGCGCGAGCTCTTCTCCGTCGAACCGCCCTTTGTTCCCGGTACCGGCGTAGGTGGGACGGTGATCTCCGTCGGCGACGAGGTGGATGTCGCCTGGGTAGGCCAACGGGTCGTCGCGATCACCGGTGTGATGGGCGGGTACGCCGAGCAGGCCGTGATTGCCGAGCGGGAGCTGGTAGTCGTACCCGACGAACTGGAACTCGACACGGCGACGGCGCTGATCAACGATGGACGCACGGCGTTGGCCCTTCTCGAGGCAGGTGACATCCGACCCCGGGAATGGGTGCTGGTTCTGCCCGGGGCCAGTGGTCTGGGTCTGGTGCTGATCCAACTCGCTCGCGCGTGCGGCGCTCGGGTGATAGCGGGCGCACGCGGTACGACTAAACTGGATCTCGCCCTCCAGGCGGGCGCCGAAGCCACCGTGGACTACGCACACCCGGATTCGGCCACGCGGTTGCGCGAGGCCACCGGCGGCAGTGGGATCGATGTCGTCTTCGACGGCGTCGGCGGACATTTCGGGCGAACGGCGTTCGAGGCGACCGCGCGCGGCGGACGGTTCATCGGCTACGGCGACTCCAGCGGTGCCCCCACTGAGTACAGCGCGGACGAGGCCCAGGACGGCGG
This genomic stretch from Actinopolyspora halophila DSM 43834 harbors:
- a CDS encoding zinc-binding dehydrogenase → MQMVQARGFGGPEVLQVADAPALTAGPTEVVVKVSTADVLAIDVALRKGEGRELFSVEPPFVPGTGVGGTVISVGDEVDVAWVGQRVVAITGVMGGYAEQAVIAERELVVVPDELELDTATALINDGRTALALLEAGDIRPREWVLVLPGASGLGLVLIQLARACGARVIAGARGTTKLDLALQAGAEATVDYAHPDSATRLREATGGSGIDVVFDGVGGHFGRTAFEATARGGRFIGYGDSSGAPTEYSADEAQDGGVRVLGPELVHIGGTDKAKRLAEQAVNQATAGQVRPIVGQTFPLERAADAHAAVENRTAVGKTLLFIP